In Phormidium yuhuli AB48, one genomic interval encodes:
- a CDS encoding biotin transporter BioY, which yields MNKPLEALWAVIGLFLTILSTMVEASVANPLASLGDRASSTISLGVTYQVGAVLLVGCLGGKNAGALSQIAYLSLGLSPWFPVFAQGGGLSYMAHPSFGYLLGFIPGAWLCGWLAFQRRCRLELLGLSCFLGLLAVHLVGLLYLLLSQWTSGELGRLMMQYSWNPLPGQLAIACAAAVLAYVLRLLLFY from the coding sequence TTGAATAAACCTCTTGAGGCCTTATGGGCCGTAATTGGCTTATTTCTCACCATCCTCAGTACGATGGTGGAAGCTTCGGTTGCCAATCCTTTGGCCAGTTTGGGCGATCGCGCCAGTTCCACTATCTCCCTGGGGGTCACCTATCAAGTGGGAGCGGTGTTACTGGTTGGCTGTCTTGGGGGCAAAAATGCTGGGGCCTTGTCTCAAATTGCTTATCTAAGTTTGGGCTTAAGCCCTTGGTTTCCGGTGTTTGCCCAAGGGGGAGGGTTGAGCTACATGGCCCATCCCTCTTTTGGCTATCTTTTGGGCTTTATTCCCGGGGCCTGGCTCTGTGGTTGGTTGGCCTTTCAACGACGCTGTCGTCTGGAACTGTTGGGGCTAAGCTGTTTCTTGGGGTTGCTGGCGGTGCATTTGGTGGGATTGCTCTATTTACTTCTGAGTCAATGGACATCGGGGGAGTTGGGACGTCTGATGATGCAGTATTCTTGGAACCCCCTACCGGGCCAGTTAGCGATCGCCTGTGCGGCGGCGGTGCTGGCCTATGTGCTGCGACTGTTACTCTTTTATTAA
- the psb35 gene encoding photosystem II assembly protein Psb35 encodes MDVAGASGSSGLSLFTLVYVVGFLAAVIGGSLAWYNSKRPPGWEDAERPSIIPDLKTDTSDSQSDDETQS; translated from the coding sequence ATGGATGTGGCCGGTGCATCGGGATCGTCAGGATTATCCCTGTTTACCCTAGTGTATGTGGTGGGATTTCTGGCCGCTGTCATCGGCGGTTCCCTGGCCTGGTATAACTCCAAACGTCCCCCCGGTTGGGAAGATGCTGAACGGCCGAGCATCATCCCGGATTTGAAAACCGACACCTCCGATTCTCAGTCCGACGACGAGACGCAATCCTAA
- a CDS encoding transglycosylase domain-containing protein: MHWDRPPSNPWLKLWSLFWSVFALGGLTLGGMAWARRELAAIDKSLPDPSELLTYARSGTITITAADGSILQQIGDVTHESLDINETPPQLIQAFLAAEDHRFYDHDGVDYQAIARAAMTNWQARAWLEGGSTLTQQLARMVFLTQEVTLERKLREARLAQEIERTTSKDDILQKYLNLVYLGSGAYGVTDAAWVYFAKSPQELTLPEMALLAGLPAAPSDYSPQVSPELARQRRNTVLRRMAELGYITETEANQAIAQPLALDLRLPKRLQVRLPYFTSYIQQELPNYISDEEIEQGGLTVETSLDPHLQELAQETVRQGVAHYGWQEGFTEGALVAIDPRNGEIRALVGGTDFGQSQFNRATQALRQPGSTFKGIIYATAIAAGRSPHDIYDDVPYSIAGYQPRNYGGGYAGKVTLQNALAQSINVVAVKLLADIGFEPTLEVARKMGIESELGEVYPLALGAFEVTLLEMTGAYGTLANQGQHYPTRGIRRILAADGTVLFDAQDDLRPQQAIDPDSAAIITSMLRQVVASGTGRPAQLDRPVAGKTGTSDNSRDLWFVGYVPQLTVGVWLGNDNNSPTYGSSGTAARVWRWFMAEALQGVTVAEFPSLPNLGQRTITLKPQPSEPETPPNREPRQSGDDWQLTWGDRPSGSPSRSGSRNSETKPKNEAADRALQYGTVEYFRRRYGLDPAPPTPVSEWEASPAETEDNPVIPPKKEIVLPEALDIMEGQE, translated from the coding sequence ATGCACTGGGATCGCCCCCCATCTAATCCCTGGCTCAAACTCTGGAGCCTCTTCTGGTCAGTCTTCGCCCTCGGGGGACTCACGTTGGGGGGGATGGCCTGGGCCCGACGAGAACTGGCCGCCATCGATAAGAGTCTTCCCGATCCCAGTGAACTCCTCACCTACGCCCGCAGTGGCACGATTACCATCACCGCCGCCGATGGCAGTATCTTGCAACAAATCGGCGATGTCACCCATGAAAGTTTAGACATCAACGAGACTCCACCTCAGTTAATCCAAGCCTTCCTCGCCGCCGAAGACCATCGCTTTTATGACCATGATGGCGTGGATTACCAGGCGATCGCCCGGGCGGCCATGACGAACTGGCAGGCCAGGGCCTGGCTCGAAGGGGGCAGCACCCTCACCCAACAGTTAGCCCGCATGGTCTTTCTGACGCAAGAGGTGACCCTAGAACGGAAACTGCGAGAAGCCCGGCTGGCCCAAGAAATCGAACGCACCACTAGCAAAGATGATATTCTCCAGAAATATCTCAATTTGGTGTATTTGGGGTCCGGGGCCTATGGGGTGACCGATGCCGCTTGGGTCTATTTCGCCAAATCTCCCCAGGAGCTAACCCTACCGGAAATGGCTCTCCTGGCGGGACTTCCTGCCGCTCCCAGTGACTATTCTCCCCAAGTCTCCCCCGAGTTAGCCCGACAACGGCGTAATACCGTCTTGCGGCGGATGGCGGAACTGGGCTATATCACGGAAACCGAGGCGAACCAGGCGATCGCCCAACCCCTCGCCCTGGATTTGCGACTTCCCAAACGCCTCCAAGTCCGCCTCCCCTATTTCACCAGCTACATTCAACAAGAACTCCCCAACTACATCAGTGATGAGGAAATCGAGCAGGGGGGGTTAACGGTGGAAACTAGCCTCGATCCTCACCTGCAAGAACTGGCCCAAGAAACCGTCCGTCAAGGCGTCGCGCACTATGGATGGCAAGAAGGGTTCACAGAAGGGGCCTTAGTGGCCATCGACCCTCGAAACGGGGAAATTCGCGCCCTCGTGGGTGGAACCGACTTTGGCCAGAGTCAGTTTAACCGCGCCACTCAGGCTCTGCGTCAACCCGGGTCCACCTTTAAGGGCATTATCTACGCCACGGCGATCGCCGCCGGCCGCTCCCCCCATGATATCTATGATGATGTTCCCTATAGCATTGCCGGCTATCAACCGCGCAACTACGGTGGGGGCTATGCGGGCAAAGTTACCCTACAAAATGCTTTAGCTCAGTCGATTAATGTCGTCGCCGTGAAACTCTTAGCCGATATTGGCTTTGAACCTACCCTGGAGGTGGCCCGCAAGATGGGGATTGAGTCAGAGTTGGGGGAAGTCTATCCCCTGGCCCTGGGAGCTTTTGAAGTGACTCTCTTAGAAATGACGGGGGCCTATGGAACTCTGGCGAATCAGGGACAACATTACCCCACCCGGGGCATTCGCCGTATCCTAGCCGCCGATGGAACCGTTCTCTTCGATGCTCAAGACGATCTGCGCCCCCAACAAGCCATCGACCCCGATAGTGCGGCGATTATAACCTCGATGTTGCGGCAAGTGGTGGCGTCGGGAACCGGTCGCCCGGCTCAACTCGATCGCCCCGTGGCTGGGAAAACGGGAACATCTGATAACTCCCGTGACCTCTGGTTTGTGGGCTATGTGCCTCAGTTGACGGTGGGTGTTTGGCTTGGCAACGACAATAATAGCCCCACCTATGGCAGTAGTGGCACGGCGGCCCGAGTCTGGCGGTGGTTCATGGCTGAGGCCTTACAGGGGGTAACGGTGGCGGAGTTCCCCAGTTTGCCCAATTTAGGCCAGCGTACGATTACCTTGAAACCTCAACCGTCGGAACCGGAAACTCCCCCTAATCGAGAACCTCGCCAGTCGGGGGATGATTGGCAACTCACCTGGGGCGATCGCCCCTCGGGGTCGCCAAGCCGCTCAGGGTCCCGAAACTCAGAGACGAAACCGAAGAATGAAGCCGCCGATCGCGCCCTACAATATGGAACTGTGGAATACTTCCGCCGCCGTTACGGACTCGATCCCGCTCCCCCTACCCCCGTTTCTGAATGGGAGGCATCTCCCGCTGAGACGGAGGACAACCCGGTTATCCCACCCAAAAAAGAGATTGTTCTTCCGGAAGCCTTAGATATCATGGAAGGTCAAGAGTGA
- the chlG gene encoding chlorophyll synthase ChlG, translated as MSNPQTPSPANSDAPNPEVKGSKARQLMGMKGAQSGETNIWKIRLQLMKPITWIPLIWGVVCGAASSGSYTWTLENVLMAAACMLLSGPLMTGYTQTINDYYDREIDAINEPYRPIPSGAISIPQVKAQVFILLIGGWILAYGLDIWAQNQFPTITTIAVVGAFLAYIYSAPPLKLKQNGWLGNYALGASYITLPWCAGHALFGELNLTIVFLTMFYSLAGLGIAIVNDFKSVEGDRQLGLKSLPVMFGVTTAAWICVLSIDVFQAGIAAYLISIQQNAYAVLLILLIIPQITFQDMYFLRDPLENDVKYQASAQPFLVLGMLVTGLAIGHSGF; from the coding sequence ATGTCTAACCCACAAACTCCATCCCCAGCCAATAGCGACGCACCTAACCCCGAGGTCAAAGGCTCTAAAGCACGTCAACTCATGGGCATGAAGGGCGCCCAATCCGGCGAAACCAACATCTGGAAAATTCGCCTGCAACTGATGAAGCCCATCACCTGGATTCCCCTAATTTGGGGGGTTGTCTGTGGGGCCGCCTCATCCGGATCCTATACCTGGACCCTAGAAAACGTACTCATGGCCGCCGCCTGTATGCTGCTCTCAGGGCCCCTGATGACCGGATACACCCAAACCATCAATGACTACTACGATCGCGAAATCGACGCGATTAACGAACCCTATCGTCCCATCCCCTCCGGAGCCATCTCCATCCCCCAAGTCAAAGCCCAAGTCTTCATCCTACTCATCGGCGGCTGGATTCTCGCCTATGGCTTAGATATCTGGGCGCAAAATCAGTTCCCCACCATCACCACCATCGCCGTCGTCGGGGCCTTTCTCGCCTATATCTACTCCGCCCCACCCCTAAAACTCAAACAAAACGGCTGGTTAGGCAACTACGCCCTGGGAGCCAGCTACATCACCCTCCCCTGGTGTGCCGGCCATGCCCTCTTTGGTGAACTCAACCTGACCATTGTCTTTCTAACGATGTTCTATAGCCTGGCCGGCTTGGGAATTGCCATCGTCAATGACTTTAAGAGTGTCGAGGGCGATCGCCAACTCGGTCTCAAATCCCTCCCGGTCATGTTTGGGGTCACCACCGCCGCCTGGATTTGCGTCCTCTCCATCGATGTCTTCCAAGCGGGAATCGCTGCTTATCTCATCAGCATTCAACAAAACGCCTATGCTGTGCTGTTGATTCTGCTGATTATTCCCCAAATCACCTTTCAGGATATGTACTTCCTGCGAGATCCCCTGGAAAACGATGTCAAATACCAAGCCAGCGCCCAACCCTTCCTAGTTTTGGGAATGTTGGTGACGGGCCTAGCCATCGGTCATTCTGGATTTTAA
- a CDS encoding DNA cytosine methyltransferase: MRGRPTAIDLFAGAGGMSLGFEQAGFDVVAAVEVDPIHCAVHEYNFPDCSLICANVSQLSGAEIFRQAGVTEVDVLFGGPPCQGFSLMGKRLLDDPRNALVSDFIRLVGEIEPRYVVMENVKGMATGKQRQVLAEAIAALGAIGYGVVEPPQVLNAAHYGVPQYRERLFLLAYRLGETPPHYPTPMTYPAGKRPRKGKLAQLSPSPTVQEALQDLPQIEQYEALWEQDGVEANFGVPSQYGAILRGLAVDLGDYGYPRPWRPNWLSNSGRSRHRDSSIERFRQTPPGEREPVSRFFRLPPQGICNTLRAGTPSSRGAFTSPRPIHPQHPRCITVREAARLHSYPDWFRFHVTKWHGFRQIGNSVPPWLARAVAESVRESLGGEVEHPQGEWPLGDEGLLSLTMTQAAARYGVAADAIAPRRRLGE, translated from the coding sequence GTGAGAGGACGACCAACGGCGATCGATTTATTTGCTGGGGCGGGGGGAATGAGTCTGGGCTTTGAACAGGCGGGGTTTGATGTGGTGGCGGCGGTGGAGGTGGACCCGATTCACTGTGCGGTTCATGAGTACAATTTCCCTGATTGCTCTCTGATTTGCGCCAATGTGAGCCAGCTATCGGGGGCTGAGATTTTCCGACAGGCTGGGGTAACGGAGGTGGATGTGCTGTTTGGGGGACCTCCTTGTCAGGGCTTTTCCTTGATGGGGAAACGACTGTTGGATGACCCTCGTAATGCTCTGGTGTCTGATTTCATCCGTCTGGTGGGGGAGATTGAACCCCGCTATGTGGTAATGGAGAATGTCAAGGGGATGGCTACGGGGAAACAGCGTCAGGTGCTGGCTGAGGCGATCGCGGCGTTGGGGGCGATCGGTTATGGGGTTGTGGAACCGCCCCAGGTTCTCAATGCGGCTCATTATGGGGTTCCCCAATATCGAGAGCGTTTGTTTCTGTTGGCTTATCGTCTGGGGGAAACGCCGCCCCACTATCCAACACCGATGACCTATCCGGCGGGGAAAAGACCCCGTAAGGGGAAATTGGCCCAGTTGTCCCCCTCGCCGACGGTGCAGGAAGCGTTACAGGATTTGCCCCAAATTGAGCAATATGAGGCGTTATGGGAGCAGGATGGGGTTGAAGCAAATTTTGGGGTTCCGAGCCAATATGGGGCTATTTTGCGGGGCTTAGCGGTGGATTTAGGGGACTATGGGTATCCTCGTCCTTGGCGGCCCAATTGGCTGAGCAATAGTGGGCGATCGCGCCATCGGGACAGCTCCATTGAGCGATTCCGCCAAACCCCTCCTGGAGAGCGGGAGCCGGTGAGTCGCTTTTTCCGCCTACCTCCCCAGGGGATTTGTAACACCCTACGGGCGGGAACCCCCAGCAGTCGCGGTGCGTTCACCTCACCCCGCCCCATTCATCCCCAGCATCCCCGTTGTATTACGGTGCGAGAGGCGGCGCGATTACACAGTTACCCGGACTGGTTCCGCTTCCATGTCACCAAATGGCACGGCTTTCGGCAAATTGGCAATTCGGTTCCCCCTTGGTTGGCTCGGGCCGTGGCTGAGTCAGTGCGGGAGTCGTTGGGGGGAGAAGTTGAGCATCCTCAGGGGGAGTGGCCCTTGGGGGATGAGGGGCTGTTGTCGCTGACGATGACTCAGGCGGCGGCGCGGTATGGGGTGGCGGCCGATGCGATCGCCCCTCGGCGGCGGCTGGGGGAGTAA
- a CDS encoding nucleotidyltransferase family protein has product MRTLPITLPQAKIERFCQQHQICKLALFGSVLRDDFTEHSDVDVLVEFLPGKTPGLAIVTIADELSDLLGRVVDLRTPGDLSRYFRDRVLQEAVPIYERGC; this is encoded by the coding sequence ATGAGAACATTACCGATCACCTTACCACAAGCAAAAATCGAGCGGTTTTGCCAGCAACATCAGATTTGTAAGTTGGCATTGTTTGGCTCCGTGTTGCGGGATGACTTTACGGAACACAGCGATGTGGATGTATTGGTGGAGTTTCTACCAGGAAAAACCCCAGGGTTGGCGATCGTAACAATAGCCGATGAACTTAGCGATTTATTAGGGCGGGTCGTAGACTTACGAACGCCTGGAGATTTGAGCCGCTATTTTCGGGATCGAGTGCTACAGGAGGCTGTGCCAATTTATGAGCGAGGTTGCTGA
- a CDS encoding HepT-like ribonuclease domain-containing protein — protein MSEVADLTRLWHIRDAAIKAIAFVNNRTRDDLDRDEMLALALIRLIEIIGEAANHVSIDCQAAYPQIPWRQIVGMRNRIVHAYFDVDLDVIWQVVTTDLPGLLNATNQAIQQLTSGDEKHEE, from the coding sequence ATGAGCGAGGTTGCTGATTTAACACGTCTTTGGCACATCCGCGATGCGGCAATCAAAGCGATCGCTTTCGTCAACAATAGAACTCGCGACGATTTAGATCGAGATGAGATGCTGGCTCTGGCACTTATTCGGTTGATTGAGATTATTGGAGAAGCTGCAAATCATGTTTCTATAGATTGTCAGGCTGCCTATCCACAGATTCCGTGGCGTCAAATTGTGGGAATGAGAAATCGAATTGTTCATGCCTATTTTGATGTTGATTTAGATGTAATCTGGCAGGTGGTAACGACCGATTTACCGGGACTACTCAACGCGACCAATCAAGCGATTCAGCAGTTGACATCTGGAGACGAGAAGCATGAGGAATGA
- a CDS encoding Uma2 family endonuclease: MTLAISQLRQRKPLSFDEFLARYGGDDRYELIDGEVFDLEPTGQHEEVAAFITAKLCIEIDRTNLPWFVLQRGLLRPANASITAFRPDVAVVDREQLSQEPRWPDQSILTLGSSIKFVAEVVSSNWQNDYARKVEDYATLGISEYWIADYAGLGGTRHIGKPKHPTLSVCTLVDGEYKIQLLRGDEMIVSPTFPDLRLTAEQVLRGRR; this comes from the coding sequence ATGACCCTGGCGATCTCCCAACTCAGACAACGCAAGCCCCTCAGCTTTGACGAGTTCCTGGCTCGTTATGGTGGTGATGATCGCTATGAACTCATTGATGGAGAGGTGTTTGACTTGGAACCAACGGGTCAGCATGAGGAGGTTGCAGCATTCATCACCGCCAAACTCTGTATTGAAATCGACAGAACGAACTTACCCTGGTTTGTCCTGCAACGAGGACTCTTACGCCCTGCCAATGCCAGTATAACAGCATTTCGACCTGATGTTGCCGTAGTTGATCGAGAGCAACTGAGCCAAGAACCACGTTGGCCGGATCAGTCAATTTTGACCCTAGGTTCTTCGATTAAGTTCGTGGCGGAAGTGGTGAGCAGCAACTGGCAAAACGATTATGCCCGAAAGGTCGAAGACTATGCAACATTGGGTATCTCCGAATATTGGATTGCAGACTACGCAGGATTGGGGGGGACTCGACACATCGGGAAGCCCAAACACCCCACCCTCTCTGTCTGTACCCTAGTGGATGGGGAGTATAAAATTCAGCTGCTTCGAGGTGATGAGATGATTGTCTCTCCCACGTTTCCAGACTTGAGACTGACCGCTGAACAGGTGTTGAGAGGACGTCGCTAG
- a CDS encoding type II toxin-antitoxin system VapC family toxin, protein MNYLVDTNIVIYYFNGLTDDEAIHTILADSFQISIITKIEFLGWGRFASNLESYAKARAFISHAKIVDLQDVIAEQAILLRQQFKTKTPDAIIAATALVNDLTVVTNNTADFSRLGVKTLTINLK, encoded by the coding sequence ATGAATTATTTGGTTGACACAAACATTGTGATCTACTACTTTAATGGCTTGACTGATGATGAAGCCATTCATACCATACTTGCCGACAGCTTCCAGATTTCAATTATCACAAAAATAGAATTTTTAGGCTGGGGACGGTTCGCATCCAATCTCGAATCTTATGCCAAAGCCAGGGCATTCATCAGCCATGCCAAAATAGTTGACTTACAAGATGTGATCGCCGAACAGGCTATCCTGCTAAGGCAGCAATTCAAAACTAAAACGCCCGATGCTATTATCGCAGCAACAGCTTTAGTTAACGACTTGACCGTTGTTACTAACAACACAGCCGACTTCAGCCGTTTAGGCGTAAAAACTCTCACTATTAACCTCAAATAA
- the trxB gene encoding thioredoxin-disulfide reductase → MSETTIENLVIIGSGPAGYTAAIYAARANLKPVVFEGYQMGGIPGGQLMTTTEVENYPGFPDGITGPELMDRMKAQAVRWGAELYTEDVTSVDLRQRPFTVRSDERELKTHSIVIATGATAKRLNLPHEEDFWNSGMSACAICDGAAPQFRNVELAVIGGGDTAAEEAVFLTKYGTHVHLLVRRDQMRASKTMQDRVLNHPKITVHWNTQATDVYGENGKLQGVNLINSQTQETGTLAVQGLFYAIGHTPNTQIFQGQIDLDEVGYVKTHQGSVETSVEGVYAVGDVQDHEFRQAVTAAGTGCMGAMLAERWLSEKGLTTEFHQEEQRAEVTETEPEEAVDPAEVYDINNTRHRGSYALRKLYHESDRLLIVKYVAPTCGPCHILKGIFDQVIDEYEGRVHYVEIDIEEDSEIAEAAGVIGTPTIQLFKEKAKVAEYKGVKQKSEYRQGIDEHLGSTASVS, encoded by the coding sequence ATGAGCGAAACAACCATTGAAAACCTCGTGATTATCGGGTCGGGACCAGCGGGCTATACCGCCGCCATTTACGCGGCCCGAGCCAACCTGAAGCCAGTGGTGTTTGAAGGCTATCAAATGGGGGGGATTCCCGGTGGACAGTTAATGACCACCACAGAAGTCGAGAATTACCCTGGATTCCCCGATGGTATCACTGGTCCGGAGTTAATGGATCGGATGAAGGCCCAAGCCGTGCGTTGGGGGGCGGAATTGTATACCGAAGATGTCACCTCCGTAGACTTACGTCAGCGTCCCTTCACAGTCCGGTCGGATGAGCGGGAGTTGAAAACCCACAGTATCGTCATCGCTACGGGGGCCACGGCTAAGCGGCTGAATCTTCCCCATGAGGAAGACTTCTGGAACAGTGGGATGTCCGCCTGTGCGATTTGTGACGGAGCGGCCCCCCAGTTTAGGAATGTAGAACTGGCGGTCATTGGGGGTGGAGACACGGCCGCCGAAGAAGCGGTGTTCCTGACCAAATATGGCACTCATGTGCATCTGCTGGTTCGTCGGGACCAGATGCGGGCCAGTAAGACCATGCAAGACCGGGTCTTGAACCATCCCAAGATTACCGTCCATTGGAACACCCAGGCCACCGATGTCTATGGTGAGAATGGGAAGTTGCAAGGGGTGAACCTTATCAACAGCCAAACCCAGGAAACGGGAACCTTGGCGGTTCAGGGCTTATTTTATGCCATTGGTCACACCCCCAACACCCAGATTTTCCAAGGACAGATTGACTTGGACGAGGTTGGCTATGTGAAAACCCACCAGGGTTCCGTGGAAACCTCGGTTGAGGGGGTTTACGCTGTTGGAGATGTCCAAGACCACGAGTTCCGCCAAGCGGTCACCGCAGCGGGAACGGGTTGTATGGGTGCGATGTTAGCCGAACGCTGGCTCTCGGAGAAAGGACTGACGACGGAGTTCCATCAAGAGGAACAGCGGGCTGAGGTGACGGAGACGGAACCGGAGGAGGCGGTGGACCCGGCGGAGGTCTATGACATTAACAATACCCGTCATCGGGGGAGTTATGCCCTGCGGAAGTTGTACCATGAGAGCGATCGGCTTCTGATTGTCAAATATGTCGCGCCCACCTGTGGTCCCTGTCATATCCTCAAGGGGATTTTCGATCAGGTGATTGATGAGTATGAGGGCCGGGTTCACTATGTGGAGATTGACATTGAGGAGGACTCCGAGATTGCTGAGGCGGCTGGAGTGATTGGAACTCCGACGATTCAGTTGTTTAAAGAGAAGGCCAAGGTGGCTGAGTATAAGGGGGTGAAGCAAAAGAGCGAATATCGTCAGGGAATTGACGAGCATTTAGGCTCGACGGCTTCTGTGTCATAG
- the stpA gene encoding glucosylglycerol 3-phosphatase, whose product MTASHTAPHLLLHEMALSLDVDKLANILANVENLLIIQDLDGVCMGLVKDPLSREIDLDYVRATKAFDGHFFVLTNGEHLGQRGVNRIIEKATQSAIYTRQERLYLPGLAAGGVQWQDRDGRVSHPGVSEAEMTFLQEVPQRIGHCLQEFCQAHEAEIPGEVQHLIEAAALDNVASPTANLNVFYDRLRDRTPIYVALQEAMQGLMEDLLADAAKHGLEDSFFVHYAPNLGRDEQGMELVRFAKPGDSGTTDFQFMIRGAIKEAGVVALLNRYYQRRTGNAPLGEEFSVRQAPKQEADLLDLVQENFDPQIMPTIIGVGDTVNSTVEGDGDEQTVRRGGSDRNFLQLIQNLGRRLNKGNLTVYVDSSGGEVKNRKAVKVEMRERNGKQVPVVVSGPGDDRDTEDPLTLNVVFRGGHEQYSQFFQTVAEARREIARNQGLS is encoded by the coding sequence ATGACTGCTTCCCACACCGCTCCTCACCTGCTTCTCCATGAAATGGCCTTGTCTTTAGATGTTGACAAACTGGCCAACATCTTGGCCAATGTGGAGAATTTACTGATTATCCAAGACCTGGATGGCGTTTGCATGGGGTTAGTCAAAGACCCCCTCAGCCGCGAGATCGATTTAGATTACGTCCGGGCGACAAAAGCCTTTGATGGCCATTTCTTTGTGCTGACCAATGGGGAGCATCTGGGTCAGCGAGGGGTGAACCGCATCATCGAGAAAGCCACCCAAAGCGCCATCTATACGCGCCAGGAACGCCTCTATTTGCCCGGTTTGGCTGCCGGAGGCGTTCAATGGCAAGACCGGGATGGACGGGTCTCCCATCCGGGGGTGAGTGAGGCGGAGATGACCTTCTTGCAGGAGGTTCCCCAACGGATTGGCCATTGTTTACAGGAGTTTTGTCAGGCCCATGAGGCGGAGATTCCTGGAGAGGTACAACATCTGATTGAGGCGGCGGCCTTGGATAATGTGGCCTCCCCCACGGCGAACTTGAATGTCTTTTATGACCGGCTGCGCGATCGCACTCCCATCTATGTGGCCCTTCAAGAGGCGATGCAAGGCTTAATGGAAGACCTCCTAGCCGATGCAGCGAAACACGGCTTAGAGGACTCCTTTTTTGTCCATTATGCCCCCAACCTCGGACGGGATGAGCAGGGAATGGAACTTGTCCGTTTTGCCAAACCGGGGGATTCAGGAACGACAGATTTTCAGTTTATGATTCGTGGAGCCATCAAGGAAGCTGGGGTCGTGGCCCTGTTGAATCGGTATTATCAGCGTCGCACCGGTAACGCCCCTCTGGGAGAAGAGTTTAGCGTCCGTCAAGCCCCCAAACAGGAAGCGGACTTGCTAGATTTAGTCCAAGAGAACTTTGACCCGCAAATCATGCCTACCATTATTGGTGTGGGTGATACGGTGAATAGTACCGTTGAGGGTGACGGGGATGAGCAGACCGTTCGTCGGGGAGGGAGCGATCGCAACTTCCTGCAACTCATTCAAAACCTGGGCCGACGCTTGAATAAGGGCAATTTAACGGTCTACGTCGACAGCAGTGGCGGCGAAGTCAAGAACCGCAAAGCCGTCAAAGTGGAAATGCGGGAACGCAATGGGAAGCAAGTCCCCGTGGTAGTTTCGGGCCCTGGAGACGATCGCGATACCGAGGACCCGTTAACCTTAAACGTCGTCTTTCGGGGCGGTCATGAACAGTATAGTCAGTTCTTCCAGACCGTCGCCGAGGCCCGCCGGGAAATTGCCCGCAATCAAGGTCTCAGTTGA
- the cutA gene encoding divalent-cation tolerance protein CutA produces the protein MAEEILLDEARSECLIVLVTATSAEEATTLARTLVEEKLAACVSRFPVQSTYTWEGNIEEDEEWQLVIKTHRRQFHPLQVRVQALHRYEVPEIIALPIDMGSAAYLNWISHNVN, from the coding sequence ATGGCTGAGGAAATCCTACTCGATGAGGCCCGGTCTGAGTGCCTCATTGTTCTTGTCACCGCCACCTCTGCTGAAGAAGCGACAACCCTTGCCCGCACCCTCGTCGAGGAGAAACTGGCAGCCTGTGTCTCCCGTTTCCCCGTCCAGTCCACCTATACCTGGGAGGGCAACATCGAGGAGGATGAGGAATGGCAACTGGTGATTAAAACCCACCGTCGCCAATTCCATCCCCTACAAGTGCGAGTTCAGGCCCTCCATCGCTATGAGGTTCCTGAAATCATCGCTCTCCCCATCGATATGGGGTCTGCGGCCTATCTCAACTGGATTAGCCACAATGTCAACTGA